In Flavobacterium cerinum, one genomic interval encodes:
- a CDS encoding DUF4199 domain-containing protein, protein MNATIKKNGINFGIIMGVFSILITTLIYAIDVSLFVNPWIGIASIIIYIILGIVLLSKTKKELGSITFKEAFTVYFLAAAIGAVLSVLFNIILFNFIDPSAKETISEMTIQYTVDMLKKFNTPTSAIKETIEKMKETDNYSIPSQLKGLVFSFVFSAIFGAILALIFKNKTTTLE, encoded by the coding sequence ATGAATGCTACAATCAAAAAAAACGGGATTAATTTTGGTATCATAATGGGTGTATTCTCCATTTTAATCACTACTTTAATTTATGCAATCGATGTGTCATTATTTGTTAATCCCTGGATAGGAATTGCAAGCATTATTATTTACATTATTTTGGGAATCGTGTTACTTTCCAAAACTAAAAAAGAATTGGGAAGCATCACGTTTAAAGAGGCTTTTACCGTTTACTTTTTAGCAGCTGCTATCGGTGCGGTACTATCGGTTTTATTCAATATTATTTTATTTAATTTTATTGATCCTTCCGCAAAAGAAACCATCAGCGAGATGACCATTCAATATACCGTGGATATGCTTAAAAAATTCAATACGCCTACTTCAGCGATAAAGGAGACTATTGAAAAAATGAAAGAAACTGACAATTACAGTATTCCAAGCCAGTTAAAAGGATTGGTTTTCAGTTTTGTTTTCAGCGCAATATTCGGTGCTATTCTGGCTCTGATTTTCAAAAACAAAACCACTACATTAGAATAA
- a CDS encoding phospho-sugar mutase, which translates to MHIEQQLLDKVNIWLNSPVFDHETQEKIKEMMTSSPKELEDSFYKNLEFGTGGMRGIMGVGTNRINKYTLGKNTQGLSDYLKKSFPGESLKVAIAYDCRHNSNTLAKVVADVFSANGIQVFLFSDMRPTPELSFTVKYLGCHAGIVLTASHNPPEYNGYKVYWQDGGQLVPPQDHEIIQTIESLEYDQILFEANNDLIEYIDTAVDDAFINSAIENGSFNTPASAKEKLKIVFTSLHGTSIKLVPDVLEKAGYTNVAIVKEQAEPNGDFPTVKSPNPEEPEALTMALELAEKTGADIVIGTDPDSDRLGIAVRNTEGKLILLNGNQSMVVMTHFLLEQWKKQGRITGTEFIGSTIVSTPMMLELADAYGIECKVGLTGFKWIAKMIKDFPQQQFIGGGEESFGFMAGDAVRDKDAVTATLLVCEIAAQAKERGSSLYEELLQMYVDFGFYKEHLISITKKGIDGANQIKQMMSDLREHPLEEINGERVIFVEDYQSSVTKNLLNGESGALDIPKSNVLIYYLEDGSKICARPSGTEPKIKFYFSVNARIESLDEIDAAEEFLDDKIKNIITGMNLS; encoded by the coding sequence ATGCACATCGAACAGCAGTTACTAGATAAGGTCAACATCTGGCTTAACAGTCCGGTATTTGACCATGAAACTCAGGAGAAAATCAAGGAAATGATGACTTCTTCCCCTAAAGAACTGGAAGATAGTTTTTACAAAAACCTGGAGTTCGGAACCGGAGGAATGCGAGGAATTATGGGCGTTGGAACGAATCGAATCAACAAATATACTTTAGGAAAAAACACTCAGGGATTATCTGATTATTTAAAAAAATCGTTTCCCGGCGAATCTCTTAAAGTAGCGATTGCCTACGATTGTCGTCATAACAGTAACACATTGGCCAAAGTAGTTGCAGATGTATTTTCCGCTAACGGTATTCAGGTATTTTTATTTTCGGATATGCGTCCGACTCCGGAATTATCATTTACCGTAAAATACCTGGGATGTCATGCCGGTATTGTACTAACCGCTTCACACAATCCGCCGGAATATAACGGCTATAAAGTATATTGGCAAGACGGAGGTCAGTTAGTTCCGCCACAAGACCATGAAATCATACAAACGATCGAATCATTAGAGTACGATCAGATACTTTTTGAAGCCAATAATGACCTTATTGAATACATTGATACCGCTGTAGACGATGCTTTTATCAACTCAGCTATCGAAAACGGAAGTTTTAACACTCCTGCTTCGGCTAAAGAAAAATTAAAAATCGTTTTTACCTCCTTACACGGAACCTCTATCAAACTGGTTCCCGATGTATTGGAAAAAGCCGGTTATACCAATGTCGCTATTGTTAAAGAACAGGCCGAACCGAACGGCGATTTTCCAACGGTTAAATCCCCTAATCCGGAAGAACCGGAAGCATTAACCATGGCTTTGGAATTGGCTGAAAAAACCGGTGCCGATATTGTAATCGGAACAGATCCGGACAGCGATCGTCTGGGAATTGCCGTAAGAAATACAGAAGGCAAACTGATCTTGTTAAACGGAAACCAATCGATGGTCGTGATGACACACTTCCTTTTGGAGCAGTGGAAAAAACAAGGTCGCATTACCGGAACTGAATTTATCGGATCAACCATTGTATCTACTCCGATGATGCTGGAATTAGCTGACGCCTATGGTATTGAATGCAAAGTAGGTCTTACCGGTTTTAAATGGATCGCTAAAATGATCAAAGATTTCCCGCAACAACAATTTATTGGTGGCGGAGAAGAAAGTTTCGGCTTTATGGCCGGCGATGCCGTTCGTGATAAAGATGCGGTTACCGCTACACTACTAGTTTGCGAAATTGCAGCTCAGGCTAAAGAAAGAGGAAGTTCGCTTTACGAAGAATTGCTACAAATGTATGTTGACTTCGGTTTTTACAAAGAACATCTTATTTCCATCACTAAAAAAGGAATCGACGGTGCTAATCAGATCAAACAAATGATGTCGGATTTGCGAGAGCATCCTTTAGAGGAAATCAACGGCGAACGCGTTATCTTTGTGGAAGATTATCAAAGTTCCGTTACAAAGAATCTATTAAACGGAGAATCAGGAGCACTTGACATCCCGAAATCCAATGTTTTAATTTATTATCTGGAAGACGGTAGTAAAATATGTGCCCGACCAAGTGGTACGGAGCCAAAAATCAAATTCTATTTCAGCGTTAATGCCCGAATAGAAAGTCTTGATGAAATCGATGCAGCTGAAGAATTCCTGGACGATAAAATCAAGAATATAATTACAGGAATGAATTTATCTTAA
- a CDS encoding ABC transporter ATP-binding protein, with protein sequence MTYFKQIFRFAVPYLKYAYLNVLFNVLYALFSTISFMALIPMLSVLFGETERITQAPVYTGLADIKAYGENYFNYFVTTTSESKGIDYTLGFLVVIIISIFLLKNVFNYLALFFATFLRNGMLRDLRNAMYKKAVELPLSFFSEKRKGDTISRITWDVGEVQSSYLSILELIVKEPLTIIFTIVGMLIISVKLTIFVFIFIPVSGFVISLIGKRLKKQSTVAQQEQGIFLSIVEETLGGLKVIKGFTSEDYFNKKFSTSTDRYFNLSNKIMNRQNMASPVSEFMGIMVIAILLWFGGHMVLVEKTLLGAQFIAYMGLAYNILTPAKAISKASYDIKRGNAAAERVLEILEEVNPITSKPDAIQKTTFEKDIHIENINFRYEDENVLKNFSLDVPKGKTVALVGQSGSGKSTIANLLTRFYDVQEGAIKIDGINIKDYDLHALRGLMGLVTQDSILFNDTIKNNILLGKQDATDDEIIAALKIANAYEFVKDLPNGIDTNIGDSGNKLSGGQKQRLSIARAVLKNPPIMILDEATSALDTESERLVQQALENMMQNRTSVVIAHRLSTIQKADKIVVMQKGEIVEQGTHDELLALNGTYSKLVMMQSFE encoded by the coding sequence ATGACTTACTTTAAACAAATTTTCCGCTTTGCGGTTCCTTACCTTAAATATGCTTACCTGAACGTATTGTTCAATGTGCTTTATGCCTTGTTCAGTACGATCTCTTTTATGGCATTGATTCCGATGTTATCTGTATTATTCGGTGAGACAGAAAGAATTACTCAGGCACCGGTATATACCGGTCTCGCTGATATTAAAGCGTACGGAGAAAATTATTTCAATTATTTCGTAACCACCACTTCCGAAAGCAAAGGCATTGATTATACTTTAGGCTTTCTGGTTGTGATTATCATCTCCATCTTCCTGTTAAAAAATGTTTTTAACTATCTGGCTTTGTTTTTTGCTACTTTCCTTCGAAACGGAATGTTACGCGATCTGCGAAATGCCATGTATAAAAAGGCTGTGGAATTACCGCTTTCCTTTTTCTCCGAAAAACGAAAAGGAGACACAATTTCCCGTATTACCTGGGACGTTGGTGAGGTTCAAAGTTCCTATCTTTCGATTCTGGAGCTTATTGTAAAAGAACCGTTGACAATTATATTTACGATTGTCGGAATGTTAATCATCAGTGTAAAGCTGACTATTTTTGTATTCATCTTTATACCGGTTTCCGGTTTTGTTATCTCACTTATCGGGAAACGATTAAAAAAACAATCCACTGTCGCACAACAGGAACAAGGAATATTTTTATCTATCGTTGAAGAAACTCTGGGCGGATTAAAGGTAATCAAAGGCTTCACTTCTGAAGACTATTTTAATAAAAAATTCAGCACTTCTACCGATCGTTATTTTAACCTTTCTAATAAAATCATGAACCGTCAGAACATGGCTTCTCCGGTTAGTGAATTTATGGGAATTATGGTTATTGCTATCTTGCTATGGTTTGGCGGTCATATGGTATTGGTTGAAAAAACCTTACTGGGCGCTCAGTTTATCGCTTATATGGGATTAGCCTATAACATCCTTACACCGGCCAAAGCAATCTCTAAAGCGTCGTATGATATTAAACGAGGAAATGCTGCCGCTGAAAGGGTTCTGGAAATTCTGGAAGAAGTTAACCCGATTACCAGCAAACCGGATGCGATTCAAAAAACGACATTCGAAAAAGATATTCATATCGAGAATATTAACTTCCGTTATGAAGATGAAAATGTTCTGAAAAACTTTTCACTGGATGTTCCGAAAGGTAAAACGGTTGCTTTAGTTGGTCAATCCGGTAGCGGAAAGAGTACAATTGCTAATTTACTGACTCGTTTTTATGACGTACAGGAAGGCGCTATCAAAATTGACGGCATCAACATCAAAGATTATGATTTGCATGCCTTACGCGGACTGATGGGATTGGTTACACAAGATAGCATCTTATTTAATGATACGATCAAAAACAATATTTTATTAGGTAAACAGGATGCAACCGATGACGAGATCATTGCCGCACTAAAAATCGCTAATGCCTATGAATTTGTAAAAGATCTTCCGAACGGAATCGACACTAATATCGGTGATAGCGGAAACAAATTATCCGGCGGACAAAAACAACGTTTGTCCATCGCGCGGGCTGTTTTGAAAAACCCGCCAATTATGATTCTGGACGAAGCGACATCGGCTTTGGATACTGAAAGCGAAAGACTGGTACAGCAAGCACTGGAAAATATGATGCAAAACAGAACTTCAGTTGTTATCGCTCACCGTCTTTCAACGATACAAAAGGCAGATAAAATCGTGGTGATGCAAAAAGGAGAAATCGTTGAGCAAGGCACACACGATGAATTGCTTGC
- a CDS encoding glycosyltransferase family 2 protein: MNLSIIIPLLNESESLPELHSWIVNVMTSHNFSYEVIFIDDGSTDNSWKLIEELSAKDPNVKGIRFLRNYGKSQALHAGFAKAEGDVIITMDADLQDSPDEIPELYNMIINQQYDLVSGWKKKRYDSVVAKNLPSKLFNWAARKTSGVQLNDFNCGLKAYKNIVIKNIEVSGEMHRYIPVLAKNAGFAKIGEKVVIHQARKYGSTKFGMERFINGFLDLITIWFISRFGKRPMHLFGALGVFMFTIGFLSAGYIGFIKLYRLYHHQHTILVTSNPWFYIALTTMIIGTQLFLAGFLGEIILRTKNNEERYKIAEKVNL, encoded by the coding sequence ATGAATTTATCCATTATAATTCCTTTACTGAACGAGAGCGAATCGCTCCCGGAATTGCATTCCTGGATTGTCAACGTCATGACAAGTCATAACTTCTCCTACGAAGTGATTTTTATTGATGATGGCAGTACCGATAACTCATGGAAACTGATCGAAGAGTTATCAGCAAAAGATCCCAATGTAAAAGGAATCCGATTTTTAAGGAATTACGGAAAATCACAGGCATTACATGCCGGTTTTGCGAAAGCCGAAGGTGATGTTATTATCACTATGGATGCTGACTTACAGGACAGTCCTGATGAGATTCCGGAATTATACAATATGATTATCAACCAACAATACGACCTCGTGTCCGGTTGGAAAAAAAAGCGCTACGATTCGGTTGTAGCCAAAAATTTACCTTCAAAACTGTTTAACTGGGCGGCCCGCAAAACATCGGGTGTCCAGTTAAATGATTTTAACTGCGGACTGAAAGCCTATAAAAATATCGTCATCAAAAACATTGAGGTTTCCGGCGAAATGCACCGCTATATTCCGGTATTGGCAAAGAATGCCGGTTTTGCAAAAATCGGTGAGAAAGTCGTAATCCATCAGGCACGAAAATACGGTTCAACCAAATTCGGAATGGAACGTTTTATTAACGGATTTCTGGATCTGATCACTATTTGGTTTATATCGCGCTTCGGAAAACGACCTATGCACCTTTTCGGAGCTTTAGGAGTGTTCATGTTCACGATCGGATTTTTATCGGCCGGCTATATCGGTTTTATCAAACTTTACAGACTGTATCACCATCAGCATACTATTTTAGTAACCAGTAATCCGTGGTTTTACATCGCTCTGACTACTATGATCATCGGAACACAACTATTTTTAGCCGGCTTTTTAGGCGAAATCATCCTACGAACAAAAAACAACGAGGAGCGCTATAAAATTGCCGAAAAGGTTAATCTTTAG
- a CDS encoding type B 50S ribosomal protein L31 — MKKGIHPENYRLVAFKDMSNEDVFITKSTVETKETIEVDGVEYPVYKMEISRTSHPFYTGKSKLIDTAGRIDKFKNKYAKFSK; from the coding sequence ATGAAAAAAGGAATTCACCCGGAAAATTACAGATTAGTAGCATTTAAAGATATGTCAAATGAAGATGTATTCATTACTAAATCTACAGTAGAAACTAAAGAAACTATCGAAGTTGATGGTGTTGAATATCCAGTGTATAAAATGGAGATTTCAAGAACGTCTCACCCATTTTATACTGGTAAATCGAAACTTATCGATACTGCTGGACGTATTGATAAATTCAAAAACAAATACGCTAAATTTAGTAAGTAA